Sequence from the Erythrobacter insulae genome:
AATCACCAGAGTGTGCCCGGCATTGTGGCCGCCCTGGAACCGGACAACGGCATCGGCACGGCTCGCAAGCCAGTCTACGATCTTGCCTTTGCCTTCATCGCCCCATTGGGCACCAATCACGGTAACGTTAGCCATGGAAACTGCTTTCTAATCGGATGCGACAAACCGCGCGGGCCTAGGCCTTTGAGCAAGCGAGAGCAAGGCGATTGCACCGCCATCCAAGCCTATTTTTTGAACCGTGCAAAACATATGCGTCATTTAATCGGGCCGCTTGCCGCACGGCGGGATCAAACCGCGGCGATCACATCAATCTCTACCAGCAGCTCTGGCAGGGCGAGCCCTGTGACCTGTACAGTGGTATCAGCGGGATAGGGCGGCGTGAAATGCGCCTTGCGGGCCTCAATGATCTTTGGAAATTCGGCCATATCGGTGAGATAAATCGTAACCTTGGCGATGTTTGCCATGCTGCTTCCAGCGGCTTCGAGCACGCGGCGGATATTGGCAAATGTTTGCTCAAGCTGAGCATCAAAATCGCCTGGCTCTCCCTTGGCGCCGACAATGGAACCATCCTCGTCTATTGCGGCCTGGCCAGAGAGGAACAGCAAATCCCCCACTCGCCGCGCAGGTGCGATAAAATACGGCGCGAGCGGATCAGGCTCAATCGAAACCATTCCAACTTTGTCGCTCATATTTTCAGCACCCCTTTACAGTTCGACGGGATTTCCACCCTGGAGAATATGCGTGCAGCCCAGCGTGATCGGATCTTCGTCTTGGGTCAGTTGCTCGATGGTTCGGCTGCCCTCTGCGCGCAGGCGTTTCGCTTTGCTTTCGCTAAATCCAATCGGCAAATAGACAGTGCGCGTTGTTTCTGGCTGGGGCGCGGCGTCGGCCAGCGCGTCAGCATACAGTGTAAAACCGGTCGCGGGCTCATCGCTGCCGCCGATCTTGTAGGTTCCGCCCCGCCCGGCTGCGCCGCGTACGTCTTTGGCGTAGAGCGTAAAGCCGAACCAGCTTTGATATTCAAACCCGTGGCGCTCGGTCGGATCAAGCGTGACCCGCGCCAAATCGCCGATACGCGCAGCGATTACCTCCAACCCGTCAAGCCGGCTGCCAAGCGCGCCGCCTGCATCCAGTTTGCGCAATTTGGCCATCGCATCGTTGAACGGCCCAGTCGCATGGATAAGCGGCAGATAGGCTTCGCCGCCTACCGCTTTAAGTCCGCCGGCATCCTTCGTATCGAGTTCGCGCCGGATCGCTTCCACGGTGTCCGGCTGCATCGTGAGATCTTGAGCCGCGAGCGTATCGACCAAATCAGGTAAAGTGAAATCGACCGATATCCCGGTAAGCCCGGCTGCAGTGAGCGCACGCACCGCCAGAGCAACAATTTCACCGGCCGCGGCCACTGTATCGGCACCGATCAATTCCGCACCAAGCTGCAAACGCTCACGCGCCGGATCAAGCTGGTTGGCACGAATGACAGCCGTATCGCCGCAATAGGCAAGGCGAAGCGGGCGCGGGCGATCCGCCATGCTGGTTGCCGCGATTCGGCCGATCTGGGGTGTGATATCGCTCCGAAGGGCGAGCGTGCGCAGGCTCGACGGGTCGACAAACCGGAACATCCAGCGGGTGGATAGCCCCTTCATGCGCCGGCTCAGCGAGCTTTCATATTCAAGCAAGGGCGGGCGCACACGATCATATCCGTGGCCATGCAGCACATCGAGGCATGCGCGCATGGTCTGGGTAATCCGCTCTGCCGATTGCGGCAGTCGGTCTTCTAGCCCTTCGGGCAGGAGGTCGGTGTTGTCTGTCATTTCACCCGCGCGCTAGCCAATCCGCAGCCCTTCGACAAGCACAAGCAGACAGACGCGAAAACCGGTTCACCTGCGAACCGCAAAGGCGACCGTTCGCAGGCCGTAAAGCTGCCCCCTTTGCAAAGGGAGGCGGGGAACTGGCGGAACCAGCTCCCCGCGATCGAATAAAGGTCTTAGAAAACCAGAGATGTCACCATCTTCACGCCTTCGACCTGTTCAGCCTCGGCAATGGTTTCAACCGTTGGCGCTTCATCCAGGCTGAGCAGAAGCACAGCCTCGCCGCCCGCATCGCGGCGACCCAGATTAAACGTACCGATATTGATACCGCGCTCACCCAATAGCGAACCGATCCGGCCGATAAAGCCCGGCTTGTCGTCATTGACAATGTAAAGCATGTGACCATCCAGCTCGGCTTCGATACCGATGCCGAAAATCTCGACCAGCCGCGGTTTGTCGCTGCCGAACAATGTACCGGCAACCGAACGCGGACCCGATTCCGTTTCCACGGTTACGCGGATTAGGGTGTTGAACGCACCATCACGCTCATGGCGGATTTCGCTGACTTCAAGTCCGCGTTCCTTGGCAAGGTAAGGCGCATTGACCATGTTCACCGTGTCGGAATAACGGCGCATGAAACCAGCCAGAACAGCGCCAGTGATCGGTTTACCGTTGAGCTGCGCTGCGGCGCCTTCGCGTTCGATGCTGATCTTTGTCAGATTGCCATGCGCGAGTTGGCCCACCAGCGAACCGAGCCGCTCTGCGAGAGCCATATACGGTTTCAGCTTAGGCGCTTCTTCAGCAGAAAGAGATGGCATATTGAGAGCGTTGGTGACGCCGCCATTCACGAGGTAATCGGCCATCTGCTCAGCCACCTGCAGCGCGACATTGACCTGCGCTTCGGTGGTTGATGCACCAAGGTGCGGTGTGCAGATGAAGTTTGGCGCACCGAATAGCGGGTTTTCCTTGGCTGGCTCTACGGCGAACACATCAAGGGCTGCGCCTGCAACCTGACCGCTTTCGAGGCAGTCTTTAAGCGCCGCCTCGTCAATCAATCCGCCGCGCGCGCAGTTTACAATGCGGATACCCGGCTTCGCGTTTTCAAGCCGCTCGCGGCTCAAGATGTTGCGCGTTTGATCAGTCAAAGGCGTGTGCAGCGAAACGAAATCCGCTCGCGAGAGGAGATTGTCGAGGTCGACTTTCTCAATGCCCAATTCAATCGCGCGGTCTTCTGTAAGGAAGGGATCATAGGCGATCACTTTCATTTTCAGGCCCAGAGCACGGCTGGCGACGATCCCGCCAATATTGCCTGCACCGATCAGGCCCAGCGTCTTGCCGGTCACTTCGATGCCCATGAAGTCTTTTTTGGGCCATTCGCCGGCCTGTGTGCGCGCGTTCGCCGCAGGGATCATGCGGGCGAGCGCCATGATCATTGCGATCGCGTGCTCAGCAGTGGTGATCGAGTTGCCGAACGGCGTATTCATCACCACCACGCCTTTGCCCGATGCATAAGAGATATCGACGTTATCGACGCCGATGCCCGCACGGCCAATCACTTTCAAATTGGTCGCAGCATCGAGAATTTCAGGAGTGACGGTGGTCGAAGAACGGATCGCAAGGCCATGATATTCGCCAATGCGGGCTTTCAATTCTTCGGGGTTTTCGCCCGTGATCACATCAACATCACAGCCGCGCTCTTCAAAAATGCGCGCTGCGTTGGGGTCCATCTTGTCAGAGATGAGCACTTTAGGTTTGGTCATAGGTGTTTCCTTTGGCCAGCCACGCGCCCGTTCAGGCCGCGCGGTCTGCAATTCTTATATGAAGGGGTGGCGGCGGCCCGATCCACTCGGGCCGCGCACCGATCAGCCGTTCTTGACGGTTTCGTAAGCCCACTCGATCCACGGCAGGAGACGCTGGATGTCGTCCTGTTCAACCGTGCCGCCGCACCAGATGCGAAGCGATGGCGGAGCATCACGGTAACCGTTGAAATCATAACCGACGTTGCGCTCTTCGAGCATCGCGACGACTTTCTTCGGCACATCGGCCTGCTCTTCGGCAGACAGGCTTTCATACCAGTCGCCCTGGAACATCATGCAAACGCCGGTGTTGGTGCGCTGCGCCGGGTCGGCGACCATATTGCGCAACCACGGCTTGGCTTCGATCCAGTCTTTGACGATATTCGCATTGGCATTGGCCCGGTCAAACATCGCCTGACGCCCGCCGATCGACTTTGCCCATTCAAGCGCGGCGATATAATCTTCAGTGGCGAGCAGCGACGGCGTATTGATGGTAGCGCCTTCGAAGATACCAGTGTTGATCTTGTCGCCTTTTTTCATGCGGAACAGCTTTGGCAGCGGCCATGACGGATCATAGCTTTCGATCCGCTCCACGGCCTTGGGCGAGAGGATCAACATCCCATGCTGAGCTTCTGAGCCCATCACTTTTTGCCAGCTGAATGTCGTCGCATCGAGCTTTGCCCAATCCATCTCCATGGCGAAAATGGCGCTGGTCGCATCGTTGATGGTGATACCTTCGCGCCCCGGCTCAAGCCAGTCGGTGTTCGGGATCATCGCGCCCGACGTTGTGCCATTCCATGTGAACACAACATCATTGCGCTGCGGGATGGTCGAAAGGTCGGGGATTTCGCCGTAATCGGCAGAAAGGGTTTGCAGGTTCGGCAGTTTAAGCTGCTTTACCGCATCCTGAATCCAGACATTGCCAAAGCTTTCCCATGCCGCGACCGTTGCCGGGCGCGCGGGATCGAGCATGGTCCACATGGCCGCTTCGAGAGCGCCCGTGTCCGATGCTGGCATGATGCCGACAAGGTAATCGTCAGGAACGCCCAAAAGTTCACGCGTCAGGTCGATGGCGTATTTCAGCCGGCCTTTGGCGAGCTTTGAACGGTGCGACCGGCCAAGCGAGGCGGTTTTGATTTTATCGAGGGACCATCCGGGGAACTTGACAGTCGGACCGGATGAAAATTGAGGACGCTCAGGCTTGAGCGGCGGCTCATGGCTGAGCCCACGTGCGTAATCAGTCATTTGTATTCTCTCCTTACAGAGAGCTCGCGCGGCGTTGGGACCGCGTGGCCCACTGGCCGCAATAGTGGCGGCTTTCAGATAGTCAACGCGCGAGTCCGGTTTGTTATCCGTTTTATTTGGTTTGAGCCTGATGTTTTTTGCCTGCAACGGTTGGCGAATGAAAAACAAACATTGAGCGTCAAGCAGCGGTCGCCTAGACGGGCGCGATGGAAACGTCCGATCTTCGCATCGCCCTTTTCAGTGGCAATTACAATTATACGCGCGATGGCGCGAATCAGGCTTTGAACCGGCTCGTCGGATCGTTGCTTGGCAATGGTGCGTCGGTGCGCATCTATTCACCGACCGTCGCAGAGCCCGCGTTTGAACCGACCGGCGATCTTATCGGTGTGCCATCAGCGGGCCTGCCATTCGGGCGCGGCGAATATCGCATTCCCACCGGGCTTGGCCGCAAAGTGAAGCGGGATCTGGAAAAGTTCGCGCCTAATATCGTGCATCTTTCTTCGCCTGATCCCGCCAGCCACGCGGCGCTCAAATGGGCTCAAGATCAGGATATTCCTGTGCTCGCGTCGGTTCATACCCGGTTTGAAACCTATCCGCGCTACTACAAGCTCGGTTTTATGGAACCGCTCGTGGTCAAGCTGCTCAAGCGTTTTTACAACCGCTGCGATGCTCTGGTCGCGCCATCTGACAGCATGATCGAAGAATTGCTGGCGATGGATATGCACGACGATATCGGGCTGTGGAGCCGCGGCGTAGAACGCACCGTTTTTTCATCGGAGAAACGCGATCTGGACTGGCGGCGCTCGCTCGGACTGGCGGACGATGATGTTGCGATCGTTTTCCTCGGGCGGCTCGTTATGGAAAAAGGCTTGGACGTGTTTGCCGAAACGATCGTGCAGCTGCGGAAACGTCAGGTTCCGCATAAAGTGCTGGTTATCGGTGATGGCCCGGCGCGCGAATGGTTTGAAACCAATTTGCCGGGGGGTATTTTTGCCGGGTTCAAAACGGGCGCCGATCTGGGTCAGGCACTGGCCAGCGGTGACATCTTCTTCAACCCGTCCATCACCGAGACATTTGGCAATGTTACGTTGGAGGCCATGGCTTGCGGCCTGCCCGTGGCCGCCGCCGGCGCAACAGGCGCTGCGAGCCTTGTAAATGACGGCATCACCGGTCAGCTGGTGCCGCCGACCAAAGATAAAGAAACGAACGCCGCAGCTTTCGCCGAAGCAATCGCGCCCTATTGTACCGACCCTGCATTGCGCATGTCCCATGGTGCCGCGGGCGAAGCGCGCAGCCGCGAATTTAGCTGGGAAGCTATCAATCAGGCGGTAGCCGACACGTACATACGGCTGATCAAAGACCGGCGCGCTTTGCAGGCAGAAGAGGCCATTGCAGCCGCCTCTGCCTAAAACTTTACTTCAGCACACCGGCACGTGTCATGCGCGACGCGTAAAACAGCATGAACAGGGTCGTTACCCAGATCATCACCGTCAATGCGGGGCTTCGCAGCGTCTCGGGAATATCTGACATCGCGTATTGATAGACGTTTGACCCCAGCAACCCGATCACCGCGATGATCACCGCATGAACTGCGAAACGCGACCGGAGCAGCAACAAAATGGAGGCTGCAATCGCGCCCCAAACGCCCAAAGCCCAAAATGCATTGGCCCAAGCAGGATGGCTTTCGAAATATGCGATTTCTGATTGCGACATGCCAAGATCATGGAGTTTGCCAAGCTGGGTCATCGTGTAACTAAACCCGCCGACCGAATTCCATAACAGCGTCAAAATGCCTACCACCCACAGGTGCCAAGGTGTCTTTTCTCGTCCTATTTGTTCCATATCTATCCCTCCTCGCTCGGCGCGACCCGGCATTCCCGTGAGACAGGATAATAGACCAGGCAAAATGCGGCAAACGGATTAAGGGTTTGGTCCCAGACACAGAAAAGGCGGCCGCAGCCGCCTTTTCCCAAGATTGTTGTTCGCGCCTTATTTCAGCCGAGCTGGCCGGCATTGTCGGCAATCGAGGCAAATAGGATCGAGGCGACGGCGATGATCCAGGTTGCCATTGCAATCGGCATCGCTTCGAACGCGAATGGGTTGATAGAAAGGGACAATTGGTAGGCCGACGTTCCGATCAATCCGATAACTGCCACAACGAAGGCCTGAATCGCCCAGCTGGATCTAAGCAGCAACATGGCGCTACCAGCAATACAGCCCCAAACAGTTAGCGCCCAAAATGCACTTGCCCAGATCGGGTAGGACGCAAAGTGCGCCAATTCTGCCGACGCCGTGTGTGGATCACCCAGAATACCAAATTGGACCGCCAAAAACCGCGCAGCACCGTATAGCGCCCAGATCAACGTCAGTCCGCCGACAAACCTGATCTGAAGGGTGCCCGTCTGGCCGATCATTGGTTCGTTTTGCATTGCGAGTTCCATCATGCCCTCCAAGGGGTTTTGTTTTGTTATTATGGAACCTCTGATAGCGGACAGATATGAACGCACCGCCAAATATTAGTGCTTCGAAATGGTTAATGCCTTAACCGGCCGCTGTTCACGCTTTTGCAGACAGCAGCCGGTTCTGTGCGGCTCACATCCGCTCGATTCGCTTGGATACCTCGTCAATAATATCGACGATCTGGTCAATCGCGGTTTTATCGAGCTTGCCGCTCGCCGCGCGATTTTTAAGGACATTGGCAAGATTGCCCATCGCCCGAAACAGATCGGGTGATTTTTCCTTCACACGCTCTGCGCGGTCGCCGTGTTCTGTCAGGCGGCCCATCAATTGCTCCACCTCATCGGCGCGCTCTTCAAGTTCGGCCACACCGGTTTTCGTGGCTTTGAACGGCTTTTTACCGCCGGTGTCCTCGTCTTTTTCCTTGTTCTTGGGCTTGGCCTGTTTGATCTGGCCTTCTTCCTCAAGCATTTGCAGCGTCGGATAGACCGCCCCCGGGCTCGGCGCGTATCCGCCGCCCGTCATATCTTCAATTGCACGAATCAGCTCATAACCGTGGCGCGGTTCTTCGTTGATGAGCGCAAGCAGAGCGAGGCGCAGCTCGCCTTGACCAAACATCCGGCCGCGGCGTTTGCTCCGGCGCGGGCCGTCCTGCCAATTGCGGCTGCGCCGCTGACGTTGCTCGCCACTGTCCCACTCGCTCGCCGCCGAAGCCGCCATCATTGCGATCATCGGGCCGAGATTGTTCCAGCCGCCTTTGCCATATTTCTGCCAAGTCATAACTTCTTACTCCAGACTACTTTTGATAGGTTCAAGATATATCTTAGGAATGTCGTTGCAAGAGGTGGATGGCTTTTTCCGACGAGCGCCTTATTCCGGACGACGAATGGCTGATCTGTTTGGAGATGACCCCGCGCCCGTCAAAGGCGATGCGCCCGCCAAGGACGCACCGCTGGCCGACCGTCTGCGCCCGCGTGCCCTCGCGGATGTCATCGGGCAGGATCACCTGACCGGAGAAGCAGGCGCAATTGGCCGAATGGTCGGCGCCGGCAAGCTATCCAGCATGATCCTTTGGGGCCCGCCCGGCACAGGCAAAACCAGCATAGCGAGGTTACTCGCGGATGAAGTGGGCATGCGCTTTACTTCGATCAGTGCGGTATTTTCGGGTGTCGCCGACCTGAAGAAAGCCTTTGCCGAAGCGGAAAAAATGGCGGGCGCAGGCCAGCGTACGTTGCTGTTTGTTGATGAGATACACCGGTTCAACCGTGCGCAGCAGGATGGATTTCTGCCCTTTGTTGAACGCGGCACCGTCACGCTTGTGGGCGCGACGACAGAGAATCCGAGCTTCGCACTCAACGCCGCGTTGCTAAGCCGTGCTCAGGTGTTGATCCTTGAACGGCTCGACCATGCCGCTTTGGAGGCTTTGCTGGTCCGCGCAGAAGAATTGGAAGGCCCCCTTCCCCTGAACGAGGATGCCCGCGCCGCTTTGATTTCCAGCGCAGATGGCGACGGGCGGTTCCTGCTGGGTCAGGCGGAGACGCTGTACAATGCGGCGCTGCCCGAGCCTTTGGACCCGGCCGCTCTTGGGGCGTTCCTCCAACGCCGAGTTGCTGTGTATGACAAGGACCGCGACGGGCATTACAATTTGATCAGCGCGCTGCACAAATCCTTGCGCGGGTCAGATCCGCAGGCCGCGCTGTATTACATGGCTCGAATGCTGACTGCGGGCGAGGAACCACTTTATGTGCTGCGCCGATTGGTGCGTTTCGCCAGCGAGGACATCGGACTTGCTGATCCGAATGCTCTTACACAGTGCCTTGCGGCAAAGCAGGCTTACGAATTTCTCGGCTCACCCGAAGGCGAAGTCGCCATCGCGCAGGCGTGCCTGTACCTTGCGACTGCGCCCAAATCGAATGCGGCCTATAATGCGCAAAAGGCCTCTTTTCGAACCGCGAAGGAAACCGGCAGCCTGATGCCGCCCGCCAATATCCTCAATGCGCCCACTAAACTGATGAAGGATATCGGATATGGAGAGGGATATTCCTACGATCACAACACCGAAGAGGGCTTTTCAGGCGACAATTACTGGCCCGATGGCATGGACCCGCAGGTATTCTATGAGCCGGTCGAGCGCGGGTTTGAACGCAAAGTGAAAGAGCGCATCGAATATTGGAACCGTCTGCGTGAGGGGCGATCATAATGCGCGAATTTGATCATTTTGTCGCCATCGATTGGTCCGGCGCCAAAGGGGAACGGCACAAGGGTATCGCAATCGCCATCGCCGATGGCAAAGGCGGGCCGCCGGTGCTGGTAGATCCGCCCGCGCGCGGCTTTTCTCGGCCCGAGGTCATGGAGATCTTGCGCAGTGATCTTCCTGCAAATTCGCTGGTGGGCATCGATCTTGGCATCAGCCTGCCGTTCAACGACGCAGGTGCTTTCTTCCCCGGATGGCAAGCCAGCCCGAAAAGCGCAAAGCGGCTTTGGGCAATGATCGACGAGATTTGCGCCAATGAACCGCATCTTGGCGCAAATACCTTCGTCACCCACCCTGTCGCCTCGCGCTATTTCCGGCATGGCAAAGACCATACGGGGGATCAGTTCCTGCTGCCCGGCGCTGTATCGCGTGAGGGCCGCTTTCGTGAAGCGGAGACCGCTCAGCGCGCGCAAAAATGCCGTCCGGTCAGCAATTTCAATCTCGTGGGGGCGGCGCAGGTCGGAAAATCATCGCTCACCGGTATGCGAATGCTGCATCAATTGCGCGGCGATCTACCCGTCTGGCCGATGGACCCGGTGCCCGAAAAACGGATCACCTCGGGCGGATCTATGTTGGTCGAAATTTACACCGGCCTTGCATCCAAAGAGACCGCTGACCTGGGCGGACGCACCAAATTGCTGACCTATGCCGATCTCAACGCGGCTTTATCCGTGCTGGAGTGCCCTCCGGTAGATAGCGAAGGCGAAATCGATGACCATTCATCAGACGCTCTGCTAACCGCCGCCTGGCTGCGCAAGGTCGCGCCCGAGCAAGAGCGATGGGAGCCGAAATGCCTGACAG
This genomic interval carries:
- a CDS encoding RidA family protein: MSDKVGMVSIEPDPLAPYFIAPARRVGDLLFLSGQAAIDEDGSIVGAKGEPGDFDAQLEQTFANIRRVLEAAGSSMANIAKVTIYLTDMAEFPKIIEARKAHFTPPYPADTTVQVTGLALPELLVEIDVIAAV
- a CDS encoding ATP phosphoribosyltransferase regulatory subunit, giving the protein MTDNTDLLPEGLEDRLPQSAERITQTMRACLDVLHGHGYDRVRPPLLEYESSLSRRMKGLSTRWMFRFVDPSSLRTLALRSDITPQIGRIAATSMADRPRPLRLAYCGDTAVIRANQLDPARERLQLGAELIGADTVAAAGEIVALAVRALTAAGLTGISVDFTLPDLVDTLAAQDLTMQPDTVEAIRRELDTKDAGGLKAVGGEAYLPLIHATGPFNDAMAKLRKLDAGGALGSRLDGLEVIAARIGDLARVTLDPTERHGFEYQSWFGFTLYAKDVRGAAGRGGTYKIGGSDEPATGFTLYADALADAAPQPETTRTVYLPIGFSESKAKRLRAEGSRTIEQLTQDEDPITLGCTHILQGGNPVEL
- the serA gene encoding phosphoglycerate dehydrogenase produces the protein MTKPKVLISDKMDPNAARIFEERGCDVDVITGENPEELKARIGEYHGLAIRSSTTVTPEILDAATNLKVIGRAGIGVDNVDISYASGKGVVVMNTPFGNSITTAEHAIAMIMALARMIPAANARTQAGEWPKKDFMGIEVTGKTLGLIGAGNIGGIVASRALGLKMKVIAYDPFLTEDRAIELGIEKVDLDNLLSRADFVSLHTPLTDQTRNILSRERLENAKPGIRIVNCARGGLIDEAALKDCLESGQVAGAALDVFAVEPAKENPLFGAPNFICTPHLGASTTEAQVNVALQVAEQMADYLVNGGVTNALNMPSLSAEEAPKLKPYMALAERLGSLVGQLAHGNLTKISIEREGAAAQLNGKPITGAVLAGFMRRYSDTVNMVNAPYLAKERGLEVSEIRHERDGAFNTLIRVTVETESGPRSVAGTLFGSDKPRLVEIFGIGIEAELDGHMLYIVNDDKPGFIGRIGSLLGERGINIGTFNLGRRDAGGEAVLLLSLDEAPTVETIAEAEQVEGVKMVTSLVF
- a CDS encoding phosphoserine transaminase produces the protein MTDYARGLSHEPPLKPERPQFSSGPTVKFPGWSLDKIKTASLGRSHRSKLAKGRLKYAIDLTRELLGVPDDYLVGIMPASDTGALEAAMWTMLDPARPATVAAWESFGNVWIQDAVKQLKLPNLQTLSADYGEIPDLSTIPQRNDVVFTWNGTTSGAMIPNTDWLEPGREGITINDATSAIFAMEMDWAKLDATTFSWQKVMGSEAQHGMLILSPKAVERIESYDPSWPLPKLFRMKKGDKINTGIFEGATINTPSLLATEDYIAALEWAKSIGGRQAMFDRANANANIVKDWIEAKPWLRNMVADPAQRTNTGVCMMFQGDWYESLSAEEQADVPKKVVAMLEERNVGYDFNGYRDAPPSLRIWCGGTVEQDDIQRLLPWIEWAYETVKNG
- a CDS encoding glycosyltransferase family 4 protein, whose product is METSDLRIALFSGNYNYTRDGANQALNRLVGSLLGNGASVRIYSPTVAEPAFEPTGDLIGVPSAGLPFGRGEYRIPTGLGRKVKRDLEKFAPNIVHLSSPDPASHAALKWAQDQDIPVLASVHTRFETYPRYYKLGFMEPLVVKLLKRFYNRCDALVAPSDSMIEELLAMDMHDDIGLWSRGVERTVFSSEKRDLDWRRSLGLADDDVAIVFLGRLVMEKGLDVFAETIVQLRKRQVPHKVLVIGDGPAREWFETNLPGGIFAGFKTGADLGQALASGDIFFNPSITETFGNVTLEAMACGLPVAAAGATGAASLVNDGITGQLVPPTKDKETNAAAFAEAIAPYCTDPALRMSHGAAGEARSREFSWEAINQAVADTYIRLIKDRRALQAEEAIAAASA
- a CDS encoding PadR family transcriptional regulator codes for the protein MTWQKYGKGGWNNLGPMIAMMAASAASEWDSGEQRQRRSRNWQDGPRRSKRRGRMFGQGELRLALLALINEEPRHGYELIRAIEDMTGGGYAPSPGAVYPTLQMLEEEGQIKQAKPKNKEKDEDTGGKKPFKATKTGVAELEERADEVEQLMGRLTEHGDRAERVKEKSPDLFRAMGNLANVLKNRAASGKLDKTAIDQIVDIIDEVSKRIERM
- a CDS encoding replication-associated recombination protein A, with amino-acid sequence MADLFGDDPAPVKGDAPAKDAPLADRLRPRALADVIGQDHLTGEAGAIGRMVGAGKLSSMILWGPPGTGKTSIARLLADEVGMRFTSISAVFSGVADLKKAFAEAEKMAGAGQRTLLFVDEIHRFNRAQQDGFLPFVERGTVTLVGATTENPSFALNAALLSRAQVLILERLDHAALEALLVRAEELEGPLPLNEDARAALISSADGDGRFLLGQAETLYNAALPEPLDPAALGAFLQRRVAVYDKDRDGHYNLISALHKSLRGSDPQAALYYMARMLTAGEEPLYVLRRLVRFASEDIGLADPNALTQCLAAKQAYEFLGSPEGEVAIAQACLYLATAPKSNAAYNAQKASFRTAKETGSLMPPANILNAPTKLMKDIGYGEGYSYDHNTEEGFSGDNYWPDGMDPQVFYEPVERGFERKVKERIEYWNRLREGRS